In a genomic window of Candidatus Hydrogenedentota bacterium:
- a CDS encoding sigma-54-dependent Fis family transcriptional regulator, translating into MASEGAAAVLLVDQDVSIVREVVPFLAEKGYAVEQVDDGEKAYNLLDDRPFDVLITELNAHRINGMRLMAVAKDRNPEVCVILITREPDIEHATEAMRQGALDFQTKPLNLGKLEAVIQLGLGRQRLVLEQHELRRRLDEKYGLGSLVGKSRGMIKVYEAVRQIAPTRATVLIQGETGTGKDLVAQAIHTNSPRRDAPFVKLNCASIPEALVESELFGHVAGAFTGAVQTRKGRFELADKGTLFLDEVGELSPALQAKLLRVLESQQFERLGDSRTINVDVRLIAATNRPLEKMVAEGNFRDDLYYRLHVVTIDVPSLRQRREDIPPLVDFFFREACRANGKELEGITRNATDVLMRYDWPGNVRELKNIIEGIVIMSRPGRLLDVQDIPEHIRRTTAPEVREMRIPTGATMADVERIVIEETMKVCGFNKERCATTLGIGLRTLYRKLKEYDIR; encoded by the coding sequence ATGGCAAGTGAAGGCGCGGCGGCGGTATTGCTGGTGGACCAGGACGTGTCCATCGTGCGCGAAGTCGTGCCGTTTCTCGCCGAGAAGGGCTATGCGGTCGAGCAGGTGGACGACGGCGAAAAGGCGTACAACCTGCTCGATGATCGGCCATTCGACGTCTTGATTACCGAACTTAACGCGCACCGCATCAACGGCATGCGCCTGATGGCCGTGGCCAAGGACCGTAACCCGGAGGTGTGCGTCATCCTGATCACGCGGGAACCGGACATCGAGCACGCGACCGAGGCGATGCGGCAGGGGGCGCTGGATTTTCAGACAAAACCGCTGAACCTCGGCAAGCTCGAAGCGGTGATCCAGTTGGGCCTCGGTCGGCAGCGGCTTGTGCTCGAACAGCACGAGCTTCGGCGGCGGTTGGACGAGAAGTACGGGCTGGGCAGCCTCGTCGGCAAGTCGCGCGGCATGATCAAGGTGTACGAGGCGGTGCGCCAGATTGCGCCGACGCGCGCGACGGTCTTGATTCAGGGCGAAACGGGCACGGGCAAGGACCTTGTCGCGCAGGCAATTCACACGAACAGTCCGCGTCGCGACGCGCCGTTCGTAAAGCTGAATTGCGCGAGCATCCCGGAGGCGCTGGTCGAAAGCGAGTTGTTCGGCCATGTCGCGGGGGCGTTCACGGGCGCCGTGCAGACGCGCAAGGGTCGGTTCGAATTGGCGGATAAGGGCACGCTGTTCCTGGACGAGGTCGGCGAGCTGTCGCCGGCGTTGCAGGCGAAGCTGTTACGCGTGCTCGAAAGCCAACAGTTCGAGCGGCTGGGCGATTCACGCACCATTAACGTCGATGTGCGTCTCATCGCGGCGACGAACCGTCCGCTGGAGAAAATGGTCGCGGAAGGCAATTTCCGCGACGACTTGTATTACCGGCTTCACGTTGTGACGATCGACGTGCCGTCGCTGCGGCAAAGACGCGAAGACATTCCGCCGCTCGTGGACTTCTTCTTCCGCGAGGCGTGCCGCGCCAACGGCAAGGAACTCGAGGGCATCACGCGCAACGCAACGGATGTCCTGATGCGCTACGACTGGCCCGGCAACGTGCGCGAGTTAAAAAATATCATCGAGGGTATCGTCATCATGTCGCGGCCGGGACGCCTCCTCGATGTGCAGGACATTCCCGAGCACATCCGCCGCACGACCGCTCCGGAGGTCCGCGAGATGCGCATCCCCACCGGCGCGACGATGGCGGACGTGGAACGCATTGTGATAGAGGAGACAATGAAGGTGTGCGGATTTAACAAGGAACGGTGTGCGACCACGTTGGGAATCGGCCTGCGCACCTTGTATCGGAAATTGAAGGAGTACGACATTCGCTAA
- a CDS encoding COX15/CtaA family protein — protein MATTFSQRSFRVMGIITIAAVYFLIFVGGVVRASGAGMGCPDWPKCFGRWIPPTDVSQLPANYQEIYAERGYADTEFNAFKTWTEYVNRLIGASIGLLIFATLIVSFSYWAVDRGVVAASFAAFVLVGFNGWLGSVVVASNLVPFIITLHMLAALLTVGALIYAVARSNRHTGNVETLRTTRGIPWLIALVLLLSLVQLVLGTQVREQVDEIGSAMGDTNRAQWASQFGKAFLVHRSFSIVVLLANVALVAAIRRATAPRSPLRKSAYALLGLILAEIVVGATLYYAGMPAAMQPLHLVLSALLFGAQFYILIGYRMARRERMAVPA, from the coding sequence ATGGCAACAACTTTCTCGCAACGATCCTTCCGCGTGATGGGTATCATCACCATCGCCGCCGTGTACTTTTTGATCTTTGTGGGCGGCGTGGTCCGCGCATCGGGCGCGGGGATGGGATGTCCGGACTGGCCGAAATGTTTTGGGCGCTGGATACCGCCGACGGACGTGTCGCAGTTGCCGGCGAACTACCAGGAGATTTACGCCGAGCGCGGCTACGCCGACACGGAATTCAACGCGTTCAAGACGTGGACGGAGTACGTGAACCGGCTGATCGGCGCGAGTATTGGACTGCTCATTTTTGCGACGTTGATTGTGTCGTTCTCGTATTGGGCCGTGGATCGTGGCGTGGTTGCGGCGAGTTTCGCTGCGTTCGTTCTCGTTGGGTTCAACGGCTGGCTCGGTTCGGTGGTCGTTGCGAGCAACCTGGTGCCGTTCATTATCACACTGCACATGCTTGCGGCGTTGCTCACGGTGGGCGCGCTGATCTACGCCGTTGCGCGATCGAACCGGCACACCGGAAATGTCGAAACCCTGCGAACCACGCGCGGCATTCCGTGGCTGATCGCGCTGGTGTTGCTGCTCTCGCTCGTGCAACTGGTTCTAGGAACGCAGGTGCGCGAACAAGTCGATGAAATCGGCAGCGCGATGGGCGACACAAACCGCGCGCAGTGGGCGAGCCAATTCGGCAAGGCGTTTTTGGTGCACCGGTCGTTTTCGATTGTGGTCTTACTGGCAAACGTGGCGTTGGTGGCGGCAATACGGCGCGCGACAGCGCCGCGCAGCCCGCTGCGGAAAAGTGCCTATGCGCTGCTCGGCCTGATTCTCGCCGAAATCGTGGTTGGCGCGACGCTCTACTATGCGGGAATGCCCGCCGCGATGCAGCCGTTACATCTGGTGCTCAGCGCGTTGCTGTTTGGCGCGCAATTTTACATTCTAATTGGATACCGCATGGCGCGGCGCGAACGTATGGCCGTGCCAGCGTAG